From the genome of Merismopedia glauca CCAP 1448/3:
TCCCTTGGAATTGGAGCCAACAAGGTATTGTCCCTCAATCTTTAGGGGTAACCTATCAAATTGCTGCTGTACTATTAGTTGGTTGTCTGGGGGGCAAAAATGCTGGGGCTTTGTCTCAAATTGCCTATCTAGTAATTGGATTATTTTGGTTTCCCGTATTCCATGAAGGCGGTGATTTGGGCTATATCCAAAAACCTTCTTTTGGGTATTTGCTAGGATTTGTTCCAGGAGCTTGGATTTGTGGATATTTAGCTTTTAGGAGAAGACCCAAAATCGAGTTTTTAGCCTTAAGCTGTTTATCGGGATTATTTACAATTCATTTATTTGGGTTAGTTTATTTAT
Proteins encoded in this window:
- a CDS encoding biotin transporter BioY; translation: MVLAPQDLIWAVIGLALTIGGSWLEAYTTNFPWNWSQQGIVPQSLGVTYQIAAVLLVGCLGGKNAGALSQIAYLVIGLFWFPVFHEGGDLGYIQKPSFGYLLGFVPGAWICGYLAFRRRPKIEFLALSCLSGLFTIHLFGLVYLYLMNTLKWFPQKALPLAEAVSTYSLQPFPAHIVMVCAVTVVAYTLR